The Plodia interpunctella isolate USDA-ARS_2022_Savannah chromosome 11, ilPloInte3.2, whole genome shotgun sequence genome includes a window with the following:
- the l(1)10Bb gene encoding protein BUD31 homolog: MPKIRRSRKPPPEGWELIEPTLEELEQKMREAETEPHEGKRKQESLWPIFKIHHQKSRYIYDLFYRRRAISRELYQYCLDEKIADGNLIAKWKKTGYENLCCLRCIQTRDTNFATNCICRVPKSKLEEGRIVECVHCGCRGCSG, translated from the exons ATGCCGAAAATACGTCGTAGCCGGAAACCACCACCAGAAGGTTGGGAGCTCATTGAACCAACTCTAGAGGAATTGGAACAAAAAATGCGAGAAG CTGAAACTGAACCTCATGAGGGGAAGCGTAAACAAGAGTCACTTTGGccaatattcaaaattcaccATCAGAAGTCCAGATATATATATGACCTGTTCTACAGACGTAGAGCAATAAGCAGGGAGTTGTACCAATACTGCTTAGATGAGAAGATTGCCGATGGAAACCTTATAGCGAAATGGAAGAAGACTGGATATGAAAATTTGTGTTGCTTAAGATGTATCCAAACTAGAGACACAAATTTTGctacaaattgtatttgtcGCGTACCAAAGAGCAAGTTGGAGGAAGGCAGGATTGTAGAGTGTGTGCATTGTGGCTGCAGGGGGTGCTCGGGATAA